In Halovulum dunhuangense, one genomic interval encodes:
- the trmFO gene encoding methylenetetrahydrofolate--tRNA-(uracil(54)-C(5))-methyltransferase (FADH(2)-oxidizing) TrmFO encodes MKLNPIHIVGGGMAGSEAAWQIAQAGIPVVLHEMRPVTGTFAHQTSDFAELVCSNSFRSDDHENNAVGLLHWEMRAAGGLIMEMGDRHQLPAGGALAVDRHAFSAAVTERLTSHPLIEIDRAEVSGLPPADWGSTIVATGPLTSASLAQAIRAATGEESLAFFDAIAPIVYADSIDMSRAWFQSRYDKGDTEEERTAYLNCPMNREQYDRFIDALLAAEKSEFKDWEKDTPYFEGCLPVEVMAERGRETLRHGPMKPVGLTNPHNPTEKPYAVVQLRRDNALGTLFNIVGFQTKMKYGAQTEVLRLIPGLEEASFARLGGIHRNTFLNSPRLLDGQLRLKSHPHIRFAGQVTGVEGYVESASMGLLAGRLAAAEALGQRLDPPPFTTAIGALVNHITGGADARTFQPMNVNFGLFPPLEDARGGRRGRKERYKAYTDRAKAEFTAWLGAAAQPGGPAAQAAQ; translated from the coding sequence ATGAAGTTGAACCCCATCCATATCGTCGGCGGCGGCATGGCCGGATCCGAGGCCGCCTGGCAGATCGCCCAGGCGGGCATCCCGGTGGTGCTGCACGAGATGCGGCCCGTCACCGGCACCTTCGCCCACCAGACCAGCGATTTCGCGGAACTCGTCTGTTCCAACTCCTTCCGCTCGGACGACCACGAGAACAACGCCGTCGGCCTGCTGCATTGGGAGATGCGCGCGGCGGGCGGGCTGATCATGGAGATGGGCGACCGCCACCAGCTGCCCGCGGGCGGCGCGCTGGCCGTGGACCGCCACGCCTTTTCCGCCGCCGTGACCGAGCGGCTGACCAGCCATCCGCTGATCGAGATCGACCGCGCCGAGGTTTCGGGCCTGCCGCCCGCCGACTGGGGCAGCACCATCGTGGCCACCGGTCCGCTGACTTCGGCCAGCCTGGCCCAGGCGATCCGGGCCGCGACCGGCGAGGAGTCGCTCGCCTTCTTCGATGCCATCGCGCCGATCGTCTATGCCGATTCGATCGACATGAGCCGCGCCTGGTTCCAGTCCCGCTACGACAAGGGCGACACCGAGGAAGAGCGCACCGCCTATCTGAACTGCCCGATGAACCGCGAACAGTATGACCGCTTCATCGACGCGCTGCTGGCGGCGGAGAAGTCCGAGTTCAAGGACTGGGAAAAGGACACCCCCTATTTCGAGGGCTGCCTGCCGGTCGAGGTGATGGCCGAGCGCGGGCGCGAGACGCTGCGCCACGGGCCCATGAAGCCCGTGGGCCTGACCAACCCGCACAACCCCACCGAAAAACCCTACGCGGTGGTCCAACTTCGGCGCGACAACGCGCTGGGGACGCTGTTCAACATCGTGGGTTTCCAGACCAAGATGAAATACGGCGCCCAGACGGAAGTCCTGCGCCTGATCCCCGGCCTGGAGGAGGCGAGCTTCGCCCGGCTGGGCGGCATCCACCGCAACACCTTCCTCAACTCGCCGCGGCTGCTCGACGGTCAGCTGCGGCTGAAGTCCCACCCCCATATCCGCTTTGCCGGCCAGGTCACGGGCGTCGAGGGCTATGTCGAAAGCGCGTCGATGGGGCTGCTTGCCGGGCGCCTGGCCGCGGCCGAGGCGTTGGGCCAGCGGCTGGATCCGCCGCCCTTCACCACCGCGATCGGCGCGCTGGTGAACCACATCACGGGGGGCGCGGATGCGCGGACCTTCCAGCCGATGAACGTCAATTTCGGCCTGTTCCCCCCGCTGGAGGATGCGCGCGGCGGACGGCGCGGCCGGAAAGAGCGCTACAAGGCCTATACCGACCGCGCGAAGGCCGAGTTCACCGCCTGGCTCGGGGCCGCCGCGCAGCCCGGGGGGCCAGCGGCGCAGGCCGCGCAATAA
- the hisI gene encoding phosphoribosyl-AMP cyclohydrolase has protein sequence MTRFDPETLKWDANGLIPAIAQDHATGEVLMMAWMNRESLAETLGSGQVTYWSRSRQALWRKGETSGHVQRLVRLSVDCDRDCILMQVDQTGPACHTNRRSCFYTDVAGGQETVTARPML, from the coding sequence ATGACGCGGTTCGATCCGGAAACACTGAAATGGGATGCGAACGGCCTGATCCCCGCCATCGCCCAGGACCATGCCACCGGCGAGGTGCTGATGATGGCCTGGATGAACCGCGAGAGCCTGGCAGAGACGCTTGGCAGCGGGCAGGTCACCTACTGGTCGCGCTCGCGCCAGGCGCTCTGGCGCAAGGGCGAGACATCGGGCCATGTGCAGCGCCTGGTGCGGCTGAGCGTGGATTGCGACCGGGATTGCATCCTGATGCAGGTCGATCAGACCGGCCCGGCCTGCCACACCAACCGCCGGTCCTGCTTCTACACGGATGTTGCCGGCGGGCAGGAGACGGTGACCGCCCGGCCGATGCTATAG
- the gluQRS gene encoding tRNA glutamyl-Q(34) synthetase GluQRS, protein MRTERFAPSPTGPLHLGHAFSALTAWDHARASGGQFLLRIEDIDQSRARPEWEARILDDLHWLGIDWPEPVLRQSTRLPAYRAALADLWARGLIFACSCNRRDIAAALSAPQEGAEIPMGPDGPIYPGTCRAQGRGPDLPFPPEGVALRLDMARAVGTLRGPLSFDETGEPGQGRVALDPARLLAEVGDVVLARRDMGTSYHLAVVLDDAFQGVTHVTRGRDLFEATQIHVVLQSLLDLPTPVYHHHRLIRDAAGKRLAKRDDARAIAKYRAEGASPADIRAMVGL, encoded by the coding sequence GTGCGGACAGAGCGCTTCGCCCCCTCGCCCACTGGCCCGCTGCATCTGGGCCATGCCTTTTCCGCCCTGACCGCCTGGGATCATGCCCGGGCGTCGGGCGGGCAGTTCCTGCTCAGGATCGAGGATATCGACCAGAGCCGCGCCCGCCCCGAATGGGAGGCGCGGATCCTCGACGACCTGCACTGGCTGGGGATCGACTGGCCCGAACCCGTCTTGCGCCAATCGACCCGCCTGCCCGCCTATCGCGCCGCACTCGCGGATCTCTGGGCGCGGGGACTGATCTTTGCCTGTTCGTGCAACCGCCGCGACATCGCCGCTGCCTTGTCGGCCCCGCAGGAGGGCGCAGAGATCCCGATGGGCCCCGACGGCCCCATCTATCCCGGCACCTGCCGCGCGCAGGGGCGCGGCCCCGACCTGCCCTTTCCGCCCGAGGGCGTGGCGCTGCGCCTCGACATGGCGCGCGCGGTCGGGACGCTGCGCGGACCGCTGTCCTTCGATGAGACCGGGGAACCTGGGCAGGGGCGCGTCGCGCTGGACCCCGCCCGGCTGCTGGCAGAGGTCGGCGACGTGGTGCTCGCGCGCCGCGACATGGGCACAAGCTATCACCTTGCGGTCGTGCTGGACGACGCCTTCCAGGGCGTCACCCATGTCACCCGGGGCCGCGACCTGTTCGAGGCGACGCAGATCCATGTCGTGCTGCAATCGCTGCTGGACCTGCCGACGCCGGTCTATCACCACCACCGCCTGATCCGCGATGCCGCCGGCAAGCGGCTGGCCAAGCGCGACGATGCGCGGGCCATCGCGAAATACCGCGCCGAAGGCGCAAGCCCCGCCGATATCCGCGCGATGGTCGGGCTATAG
- a CDS encoding iron-sulfur cluster assembly scaffold protein, translating to MSTDSDLIKLYSQRILALSASIPHQAPLADPQAVAKTRSPLCGSTVTVALRLKDGRISEYSQDVKACALGQASAAVSGAVMPGRTREDVARARDQLRAMLKENGPVPDAPFEGFEVLLPARDYKNRHASILLTLDATVEAFDKALEAAA from the coding sequence ATGAGCACGGACAGCGACCTGATCAAGCTCTATTCCCAGCGCATCCTGGCGCTGTCGGCCTCGATTCCGCATCAGGCGCCGCTGGCGGACCCGCAGGCGGTGGCCAAGACCCGCTCGCCCTTGTGCGGGTCCACCGTCACGGTGGCGCTTCGGCTGAAGGATGGCCGCATCTCCGAGTATTCGCAGGACGTGAAGGCCTGTGCCCTTGGCCAGGCCTCGGCCGCGGTGTCGGGCGCGGTCATGCCGGGCCGCACCCGCGAGGACGTGGCGCGCGCCCGCGACCAGCTGCGCGCCATGCTGAAAGAGAACGGGCCCGTGCCCGACGCCCCCTTCGAGGGGTTCGAGGTGCTCTTGCCCGCACGCGACTACAAGAACCGCCACGCCTCGATCCTGCTGACGCTGGACGCGACGGTCGAGGCATTCGACAAGGCGCTCGAAGCGGCGGCCTGA